One genomic segment of Paenibacillus durus includes these proteins:
- a CDS encoding YqzE family protein encodes MASDGEDLVKYITEKVVDYMESPRDSRGRHRADRQPWSQKWFGMLPLGLAMWRSSRKVRNKG; translated from the coding sequence GTGGCCTCGGACGGTGAAGATCTGGTTAAATACATTACTGAAAAAGTGGTCGACTATATGGAAAGCCCTCGCGACAGCCGCGGCCGGCACCGGGCAGACAGACAGCCGTGGAGCCAGAAATGGTTCGGAATGCTGCCGCTCGGTTTGGCGATGTGGCGAAGCAGCCGGAAGGTTAGGAATAAAGGGTAG
- a CDS encoding YqhG family protein, with amino-acid sequence MTMTPRQVQKHVMDYLEATECQIIEKSPVHVTVKLSPRADQMLTDRPYYWGFVERTGAEPQTLSFTFVFDPEKYDAAASVPTPRGGAGLIAAGGNNVAVGYGAPASPPPWGGGAAASQGPNDAKGPGARPPGGNPGPDAGSNPGANAGGAAGGPISAAGNAAANNGPNDGILARYFGVTPMLPRLGPGLIRREDITFGSRRLRQIWSAAQTEGKCLHLFEAPGNLQRMTLFSAAYEPWLAVCFKVELSCDLRREELHFTGVSLLTGEVRENFSSILDSLELTPRLPENVHIQPYEISLASGAGLLERHILSKLSGQDYSWAEAARRRLQEELEIIDAYYEELLKEPDEEKRFATQEQHASRRKETIWQYEPNISVSPVVYGLFHLRRQ; translated from the coding sequence ATGACCATGACCCCCCGGCAGGTGCAGAAGCATGTAATGGATTATCTGGAAGCGACGGAATGCCAGATCATTGAAAAATCGCCGGTTCATGTCACCGTAAAGCTCTCCCCCCGCGCCGATCAAATGCTGACTGACCGGCCTTACTACTGGGGGTTCGTCGAGCGAACCGGCGCGGAGCCGCAGACGCTGTCCTTTACCTTCGTGTTTGACCCGGAGAAGTATGATGCGGCGGCGAGTGTCCCCACGCCAAGGGGCGGCGCCGGGTTAATTGCAGCCGGGGGAAACAACGTGGCAGTCGGCTACGGCGCGCCGGCAAGTCCGCCTCCTTGGGGCGGAGGAGCGGCAGCAAGCCAAGGGCCGAACGACGCGAAAGGCCCTGGCGCCCGCCCGCCCGGGGGAAATCCCGGACCGGACGCTGGGAGCAATCCGGGAGCGAACGCCGGGGGCGCCGCTGGCGGACCCATCAGCGCTGCCGGGAACGCGGCTGCGAACAACGGGCCGAATGACGGCATCCTTGCCCGTTACTTCGGGGTAACGCCGATGCTGCCGCGTCTAGGCCCCGGGCTGATCCGCCGTGAGGATATCACGTTCGGCAGCAGACGGCTGCGCCAGATTTGGTCCGCGGCGCAGACCGAGGGGAAATGTCTGCATCTGTTTGAGGCTCCGGGAAATCTCCAGCGGATGACCCTTTTCTCTGCCGCATACGAGCCATGGCTCGCCGTCTGCTTCAAGGTGGAGCTTAGCTGCGATTTGAGACGAGAGGAGCTGCATTTCACCGGCGTATCGCTGCTAACCGGAGAAGTTAGGGAGAACTTCAGCTCTATTCTGGACTCCCTTGAGCTGACTCCGCGCCTGCCGGAGAATGTCCACATCCAGCCTTATGAAATCTCCCTGGCTTCGGGAGCCGGCCTGCTTGAACGCCATATCCTCTCTAAGCTTTCCGGTCAGGATTACAGCTGGGCTGAGGCTGCGCGGCGGCGTCTGCAAGAAGAGCTTGAGATTATAGACGCTTATTATGAAGAGCTTCTGAAGGAACCCGATGAAGAAAAGCGGTTTGCTACCCAAGAACAGCATGCCAGCCGCCGCAAAGAAACCATTTGGCAGTATGAACCGAACATTTCCGTATCGCCGGTCGTCTACGGCCTGTTTCACCTCCGCAGGCAGTAG
- a CDS encoding DEAD/DEAH box helicase gives MTHVPRNNPEQEQGQDIVLPVPISFEREWLKDLESRLDKGGPWGDWRLSRLAMEGEASGLVESFEELQCMKHLATLSPLPHQLDTARKVLFEMSGRAILADEVGLGKTIEAGLVLKEYLVRGLVSKVLILVPASLVLQWVRELNTKFGISAVAQKKAYSWDNDIVVASMDTAKRDPHKELLISREYDMLIIDEAHKLKNKKTTNYQFVQELRKKYCLLLTATPVQNDLGELFNLITLLKPGQLGNQGDFAANFVVDKRVAKNEDQLRGELSKVMIRNRRGEGPVTFTKRKVSNVPLTLSPEEQTLYDGVTAFVKDQYQESGGNLSSMLSLVTLQREVCSSRDAVFVTLVNLTKKLPEDSPRRERMIELLQLIRTVKENTKAEKTISLIKEMNEKVIVFTEYRATQEYLLQYFRDHGIHSVPYSGGMNRGKKDWMMDLFRGRAQVMIATEAGGEGINLQFCHHMINFDLPWNPMRVEQRIGRVHRLGQQNDVIIHNLSTTGTIEEHILHLLHEKINLFETVIGGLDTILERFEKKESLEKSLYKIMLEAESDEEIRSKVGQLGQTLAELKDGILSESEAAP, from the coding sequence ATGACTCACGTACCCCGCAACAACCCGGAGCAAGAACAAGGGCAGGATATCGTTCTTCCCGTGCCTATCTCCTTCGAACGTGAATGGTTGAAAGACCTGGAATCCCGATTGGACAAAGGCGGCCCCTGGGGCGACTGGAGGCTGTCACGGCTGGCGATGGAAGGCGAGGCTTCCGGCCTGGTGGAAAGCTTCGAGGAGCTGCAGTGCATGAAGCATCTGGCAACGCTGTCTCCTCTGCCCCATCAGCTCGATACGGCGCGCAAGGTGCTGTTCGAAATGTCGGGCCGTGCGATTCTGGCGGACGAGGTCGGCCTTGGTAAGACGATTGAAGCGGGCCTTGTGCTGAAGGAATATCTTGTGCGCGGGCTTGTCTCCAAGGTACTGATTCTCGTTCCCGCTTCGCTCGTGCTCCAGTGGGTCCGGGAGCTGAATACGAAGTTCGGCATTTCTGCCGTGGCGCAAAAGAAGGCGTACTCCTGGGATAACGACATCGTCGTTGCATCCATGGATACGGCCAAGCGCGATCCCCACAAGGAGCTTCTGATCTCCAGAGAATACGACATGCTCATTATCGACGAAGCCCATAAGCTGAAGAACAAGAAGACGACCAACTACCAATTCGTTCAGGAGCTCCGCAAAAAATACTGCCTGCTGCTGACCGCCACTCCGGTGCAGAACGACCTCGGCGAGTTGTTCAATCTCATTACGCTGCTGAAGCCGGGCCAGCTCGGGAATCAGGGCGATTTTGCGGCTAATTTCGTCGTCGACAAGCGCGTGGCCAAGAACGAAGACCAGCTTCGGGGCGAGCTGTCCAAAGTGATGATCCGCAACCGCAGGGGCGAAGGACCGGTCACTTTTACGAAGCGGAAGGTCAGCAATGTGCCCCTCACACTATCACCCGAAGAACAAACATTATATGACGGGGTCACCGCCTTTGTCAAAGATCAGTATCAGGAATCGGGCGGGAATTTAAGCAGTATGCTGTCGCTCGTCACGTTGCAGCGGGAGGTGTGCAGCAGCCGTGACGCGGTGTTTGTAACTCTGGTTAATCTGACGAAAAAGCTGCCCGAGGACTCGCCCCGCCGGGAACGGATGATCGAGCTCCTCCAGCTGATCCGGACGGTAAAAGAGAATACGAAGGCGGAGAAAACCATTTCCCTCATTAAAGAAATGAACGAAAAAGTAATCGTCTTCACCGAATACCGGGCGACCCAGGAGTATTTGCTTCAATACTTTCGCGATCACGGCATCCATTCCGTCCCTTATTCCGGCGGCATGAACCGCGGTAAAAAAGACTGGATGATGGACCTGTTCCGCGGACGCGCCCAGGTGATGATTGCCACCGAAGCTGGAGGCGAGGGTATCAATCTGCAGTTCTGCCACCATATGATCAACTTTGATCTTCCCTGGAACCCGATGCGGGTCGAGCAGCGGATCGGCCGGGTGCACCGGCTGGGCCAGCAGAACGATGTCATCATCCACAACCTCTCCACCACCGGTACGATTGAGGAGCATATCCTGCATCTGCTGCATGAAAAAATCAATCTGTTCGAGACCGTAATCGGCGGGCTGGACACGATTTTGGAACGGTTCGAGAAAAAGGAGTCGCTGGAAAAAAGCCTGTACAAAATTATGCTGGAGGCCGAAAGCGACGAAGAAATCCGCAGCAAAGTAGGGCAGCTCGGCCAGACGCTGGCCGAGCTGAAGGATGGAATCCTCAGTGAAAGCGAGGCCGCGCCATGA
- a CDS encoding adenosylcobalamin-dependent ribonucleoside-diphosphate reductase, which yields MSTVERKQRLEGLSEKIFLDRYAWKDADTNNAKVGDVVLVLTKDDPKFPTKEVGEIVERSGRIVTVKTRSGELVKSEVEKLTLNIEKTPEEMWDRLAGAMASVEKTPELQREWTDKFRSILDDWKLVPGGRIAAGAGASDELTLFNCYVVPSPKDSRGGIMETLSEMTEIMARGGGVGINLSSLRPRRAVVKGVNGSSSGAVSWGGLFSYTTGLIEQGGSRRGALMLMINDWHPDVADFITVKQTMGQVTNANLSVCVSNGFMKAVKEDLDWDLVFPDTTEPDYNEVWDGDLDKWKAAGRKVNHYRTVKARDIWHTIIESAWKSAEPGVVFMEYYNQMSNSWYFNPIICTNPCGEQGLPGWGVCNLSAINLSKFYDEEKHDVAWDELATTTRYSVRFLDNVIDKTPYHFPENEANQKKERRVGLGTMGLAELMIKLNIRYGSPDSLAFLDKLYGFMAREAYLSSAEIAAEKGSFQAFDAEKYLLSGFMKNMTEVYPEVGEAIAKQGMRNVTVITQAPTGSTGTMVGTSTGIEPYFAFKYFRQSRLGFDEQFVPIAEEYLEAHPGEELPDYFVTSMDLSAKDHIRVQAAIQRWVDSSISKTANCPNDFTVEETKELYELAFDLGCKGVTIYRDGSRDVQVLQTEKKEDKKDAPLKETASPSAEAAEAAPVGAAQVSTAPAASISSVSSDSGLASSGKVVDKQYKKRPQVLRGATYKINTPFGMAYITINDLDGTPAEIFLNVGKAGSDVFAMAEALGRVCSLFLRYGDHGEKVELLIKHLKGIGGSGAIGFGANRVESIADAVAKALETHVQQSAHEDHAPAPIAATLALEDFESALNAELKAGGAPAAPAAEADHGHGGHGHSHSSSASRDLCPSCGTASLINIEGCKTCGNCGYSRCG from the coding sequence TTGAGTACAGTAGAGCGCAAGCAGCGGCTGGAGGGGCTCAGCGAGAAAATCTTTTTGGACCGCTATGCCTGGAAAGACGCCGACACAAACAATGCCAAGGTGGGAGACGTGGTGCTTGTCCTGACCAAAGACGACCCCAAATTTCCTACCAAGGAAGTCGGGGAAATCGTAGAGCGCAGCGGCCGGATCGTAACGGTTAAGACACGCAGCGGCGAGCTGGTGAAGTCCGAGGTGGAGAAGCTGACGCTTAATATAGAAAAAACACCGGAAGAAATGTGGGACCGCCTGGCCGGAGCCATGGCATCCGTAGAGAAGACGCCGGAGCTGCAGCGCGAATGGACGGATAAATTCCGCAGCATTCTGGATGACTGGAAGCTTGTTCCCGGAGGCCGGATCGCAGCCGGAGCCGGAGCGAGCGACGAGCTGACGCTGTTCAACTGCTATGTTGTGCCTTCGCCTAAAGACAGCCGGGGCGGCATAATGGAGACCTTGTCCGAAATGACGGAAATTATGGCACGCGGCGGCGGCGTCGGCATCAACCTGTCTTCGCTGCGTCCGCGCCGCGCCGTCGTCAAGGGCGTTAACGGTTCTTCCAGCGGGGCGGTATCCTGGGGCGGACTGTTCAGCTACACGACGGGATTGATCGAGCAGGGCGGAAGCCGCCGCGGTGCGCTGATGCTGATGATCAACGACTGGCACCCGGACGTCGCCGATTTCATTACTGTCAAGCAGACGATGGGTCAAGTGACGAACGCCAACCTGTCGGTATGCGTCAGCAACGGCTTTATGAAGGCAGTCAAAGAAGATCTCGACTGGGATCTCGTATTCCCGGATACGACAGAGCCCGATTACAATGAAGTCTGGGACGGCGACCTCGATAAATGGAAGGCTGCAGGCCGCAAGGTCAATCATTACCGTACTGTAAAAGCGCGGGATATCTGGCATACCATCATCGAATCCGCATGGAAATCGGCTGAGCCAGGCGTTGTCTTCATGGAGTACTATAATCAGATGTCCAACAGCTGGTACTTCAATCCGATTATCTGCACGAATCCGTGCGGCGAGCAAGGGCTGCCTGGCTGGGGCGTCTGCAACCTGTCCGCGATCAACCTCTCCAAGTTCTATGACGAGGAGAAGCATGATGTGGCCTGGGACGAGCTGGCAACAACAACCCGCTACTCAGTGCGCTTCCTGGACAACGTGATCGACAAGACACCGTACCATTTCCCGGAGAACGAAGCCAACCAGAAAAAAGAACGCCGTGTAGGCCTCGGAACGATGGGTCTGGCTGAGCTGATGATCAAGCTGAACATCCGTTACGGCAGCCCGGATTCGCTGGCGTTCCTGGACAAGCTGTACGGATTCATGGCCCGCGAAGCTTATCTGTCCTCCGCCGAAATCGCGGCAGAGAAAGGTTCTTTCCAGGCGTTCGACGCTGAGAAATACCTGCTGAGCGGCTTTATGAAAAATATGACCGAGGTGTACCCCGAAGTCGGCGAGGCCATCGCCAAGCAGGGGATGCGCAACGTTACAGTCATTACCCAAGCGCCGACAGGCAGCACGGGCACGATGGTCGGCACATCAACCGGCATCGAGCCGTACTTTGCCTTCAAATATTTCCGTCAAAGCCGCCTCGGCTTCGACGAGCAGTTCGTGCCGATTGCAGAGGAGTATCTGGAGGCTCATCCGGGCGAAGAGCTGCCGGACTACTTCGTAACCTCCATGGACCTGTCCGCCAAGGATCACATCCGAGTGCAGGCGGCTATCCAGCGCTGGGTGGACAGCTCCATTTCCAAGACGGCGAACTGCCCGAATGACTTTACGGTCGAAGAAACGAAAGAGCTGTACGAACTGGCTTTTGACCTTGGATGCAAAGGCGTCACCATCTACCGCGACGGCAGCCGGGATGTACAGGTATTGCAAACGGAGAAGAAGGAAGACAAGAAAGACGCTCCGCTGAAGGAGACGGCGTCTCCGAGTGCCGAAGCGGCAGAAGCCGCACCGGTTGGTGCCGCTCAGGTTTCTACTGCGCCCGCGGCTTCGATCAGCAGCGTATCCTCTGATTCCGGCTTGGCGTCAAGCGGCAAAGTTGTCGACAAGCAGTACAAGAAACGCCCGCAGGTGCTGCGCGGCGCGACCTATAAGATCAACACGCCGTTCGGCATGGCATACATTACGATTAACGATCTGGACGGCACGCCGGCCGAAATCTTCCTGAATGTCGGCAAGGCCGGTTCCGACGTGTTCGCAATGGCGGAAGCGCTGGGCCGCGTCTGCTCCCTGTTCCTTCGCTACGGAGACCACGGCGAGAAGGTTGAGCTGCTGATCAAGCATCTCAAAGGCATCGGCGGCTCCGGCGCCATCGGCTTCGGCGCGAACCGCGTCGAGTCCATCGCCGACGCGGTGGCGAAGGCGCTGGAAACCCATGTGCAGCAAAGCGCACATGAGGACCACGCTCCCGCGCCGATCGCCGCAACGCTCGCGCTCGAGGATTTCGAGAGCGCGCTGAACGCGGAGCTTAAGGCCGGCGGCGCTCCGGCAGCCCCGGCGGCTGAGGCCGACCACGGCCACGGCGGACATGGGCACAGCCATTCGTCATCCGCTTCCCGCGACCTGTGCCCGTCCTGCGGCACCGCCTCGCTGATTAACATCGAGGGCTGCAAGACCTGCGGGAACTGCGGGTACAGCCGGTGCGGGTAA
- a CDS encoding transposase, which translates to MAYHCPNAACGKPERYFTSAEADALCLKYTSYAYDVLALVGVMRFKQHRTVTEISEALKERGIPTSERHAMRLYEWYLTLLRASLTPDVKKDLTSVVETYKGLLLSMDGVQPEKGNETLYVVREGFSGRILAAKNLKSGSKTELMALLKPLKDLGHPVIGLVSDGQKSIRLAMEETWPDTPYQYCQYHYLKDIAKPSSIWTANSKPDSLKKSLRGLREIEKQVQDDDSVEGEVTRDYLAATRSLLLEDGNPPLDLPGVRIYEGAQAVKASLEQSVAKKGGPRP; encoded by the coding sequence ATGGCATACCACTGTCCGAATGCAGCTTGCGGGAAACCGGAACGATATTTCACCTCGGCAGAGGCCGATGCGCTCTGTTTAAAATATACTTCGTACGCCTACGACGTGTTGGCCCTTGTAGGCGTCATGCGTTTCAAGCAGCATAGGACGGTTACCGAAATCTCTGAAGCCTTAAAAGAGCGAGGAATTCCGACCTCGGAACGTCATGCCATGCGTCTGTACGAATGGTATCTCACCTTACTTCGTGCTTCTCTGACCCCTGACGTAAAAAAGGATTTAACGTCTGTTGTAGAGACATACAAAGGTCTTCTTCTCTCCATGGACGGTGTCCAGCCGGAGAAAGGGAATGAAACCCTTTATGTGGTCCGTGAAGGGTTTAGCGGTCGGATTTTGGCCGCAAAGAATCTGAAAAGCGGATCGAAAACGGAACTTATGGCGCTCCTGAAACCCTTGAAAGACCTCGGGCATCCGGTCATTGGTCTGGTTAGCGACGGTCAGAAATCTATTCGTTTGGCCATGGAGGAAACGTGGCCGGATACGCCATACCAATACTGCCAATACCACTATCTTAAAGATATTGCTAAACCGTCGTCGATCTGGACCGCAAACTCAAAACCGGACTCACTCAAGAAGAGCTTGCGGGGGCTGCGGGAGATTGAAAAGCAAGTCCAGGACGATGACTCCGTAGAGGGCGAAGTCACTCGTGACTATCTTGCCGCTACTCGCTCGCTACTACTAGAGGACGGTAATCCGCCGTTAGATTTACCCGGTGTAAGGATTTATGAAGGAGCTCAGGCCGTGAAAGCTTCACTCGAACAAAGTGTAGCTAAAAAAGGGGGGCCTCGACCCTGA
- a CDS encoding DUF6431 domain-containing protein, with translation MKRSLVFFVRGAEEVPCPCCTENLEIIGSRERKVRGGGGELRQLVIRRLRCAGCRRIHHELPDLLIPYKRYDSRCIEQAVTEPEASVTACAETSTLRRWKVWFRVLSIYFILVLQALEARMSGLAPGSPEASDHLRMTSAPAFRQQGPGWLARLVRPVANAHLWVHTRFAYLSAPALR, from the coding sequence TTGAAAAGATCCCTGGTGTTTTTCGTCAGGGGTGCGGAGGAGGTGCCCTGCCCGTGCTGCACAGAGAACCTAGAGATTATCGGTAGCCGGGAGCGGAAGGTCCGGGGTGGGGGTGGTGAGCTGCGCCAACTGGTGATTCGCAGACTCCGGTGTGCGGGATGCCGCAGGATTCACCATGAGCTCCCGGATCTACTCATTCCCTATAAACGGTACGATTCCCGTTGTATCGAACAGGCGGTCACGGAGCCGGAGGCGTCCGTGACCGCCTGCGCGGAAACCTCTACGTTACGGCGTTGGAAGGTCTGGTTTCGCGTGCTCTCTATCTACTTCATCCTCGTTCTGCAGGCGCTGGAGGCTCGGATGTCCGGCCTCGCTCCCGGGTCCCCCGAAGCTTCGGATCACCTGCGTATGACCTCCGCCCCCGCCTTTCGTCAGCAAGGACCCGGCTGGCTGGCCAGACTTGTCCGCCCCGTCGCAAACGCTCATTTGTGGGTACATACCCGTTTTGCCTATCTGTCCGCCCCGGCTCTACGGTAG
- a CDS encoding DDE-type integrase/transposase/recombinase, whose protein sequence is MKDQKKAEALAAERMQLLAPLLAEGLDPAKAREMKAQICKQTGLSERTLRRYLASYRSEGFTGLKPKGKGRQPSEEILPTAVLEQAILLRREVPGRSVAQLIQILEWEGRISPGQIKRSTLQERLTACGYSSRHLRMYAESGVAARRFQQRHRNQLWQSDLKYGPYLPLGESGTMKQVYLVVFIDDATRFILHGEFVPVMDQRLVESAFRQAIQKYGVPEAVYFDNGKQYRTQAMTRICSKLGTRLLYAKPYSPESKGKVERFNQIVDSFLSEVALEKPKTLEQLNERFEVWLSECYQHKPHSALPDKQSPETAFRSDKKALRFMDPDTLADAFLHSEKRKVDKSGCISFMNRKYEVGLTVIGCTVEVVYDPADPTELTIEYEGRAPWRVREMEIGQRAGTRPALPEHLGASMTDTSRLLEAAEQRHQQRKQREAPAVTYRRVQAEDGHV, encoded by the coding sequence ATGAAAGACCAAAAGAAAGCCGAAGCCCTCGCCGCAGAGCGGATGCAGCTTCTCGCTCCCCTGCTTGCCGAAGGGCTGGACCCGGCCAAAGCCCGGGAGATGAAAGCGCAGATTTGTAAGCAAACCGGACTCTCCGAACGTACCTTGCGCCGGTATTTGGCGAGTTACCGGAGCGAAGGATTTACCGGCCTGAAGCCCAAAGGCAAAGGGCGGCAGCCCTCCGAAGAGATTCTTCCTACCGCCGTGCTCGAGCAAGCGATTCTTTTGCGCCGGGAGGTCCCCGGCCGCAGCGTCGCACAGCTCATTCAGATTTTAGAATGGGAAGGGCGGATTTCGCCGGGCCAAATTAAGCGTAGTACCCTGCAGGAGAGACTGACTGCCTGTGGCTACAGCTCGCGCCATCTGCGGATGTACGCCGAATCCGGGGTTGCCGCCAGACGCTTCCAGCAGCGCCACCGGAACCAGCTGTGGCAGTCAGACCTCAAATACGGACCGTATTTGCCCCTTGGCGAAAGCGGGACGATGAAACAGGTGTATCTGGTCGTGTTCATTGACGACGCTACAAGGTTTATTCTGCATGGGGAGTTTGTGCCGGTCATGGACCAGCGGCTGGTCGAATCGGCGTTTCGCCAAGCGATCCAGAAGTATGGGGTACCAGAAGCGGTCTATTTTGACAACGGCAAGCAGTACCGTACCCAAGCCATGACCCGGATATGTTCCAAGCTCGGAACCCGGCTGCTCTATGCGAAGCCCTACTCGCCTGAATCCAAAGGCAAGGTCGAACGGTTTAACCAAATCGTCGATTCGTTTCTGAGCGAAGTCGCCTTGGAGAAGCCGAAGACACTCGAGCAGTTGAATGAGCGCTTCGAGGTATGGCTCTCGGAGTGCTACCAGCACAAGCCCCACTCCGCCCTGCCGGACAAGCAAAGCCCGGAAACGGCGTTTCGGAGTGACAAGAAAGCGCTGCGGTTCATGGACCCGGATACCTTGGCGGACGCGTTCTTGCATAGTGAAAAGCGGAAGGTCGACAAGTCGGGCTGCATTAGCTTCATGAACCGAAAGTACGAAGTGGGCCTGACGGTCATTGGCTGTACGGTCGAGGTGGTTTATGACCCGGCAGACCCCACGGAACTGACGATTGAGTATGAGGGACGAGCGCCGTGGCGGGTGCGCGAGATGGAAATCGGTCAGCGGGCGGGAACCCGTCCGGCGTTGCCGGAGCACCTGGGCGCATCTATGACCGACACGTCGAGACTGCTGGAGGCGGCAGAGCAGCGACACCAGCAGCGCAAACAGCGGGAAGCACCTGCGGTGACGTACCGCAGAGTGCAGGCGGAGGATGGCCATGTTTGA
- a CDS encoding ExeA family protein translates to MFESFYELHRAPFSRDLAVDELYASASQEEMLGRLAYVAERQWFAVLTGDCGTGKTTTIRRLAKELDEARFKLLYLSDSKLTPRHFYKGLLEQLGCESKFYRGDAKRQLHREIELMRGIHRLQPVVVVDEAHLLDREMLEELRFLLNLKMDSQSPMALILVGQSELWDRLGLQAYAAIRQRIDMQCYLPHMDRAEVGAYMKRHLSAAGAEHELFTEAAMDEIYRFSSGAARLVNKLCTHALIYGAQNKHRIVDDHMVKRVIQGELS, encoded by the coding sequence ATGTTTGAGTCCTTCTACGAGTTGCACCGTGCTCCGTTCTCCAGAGATCTTGCGGTAGACGAGTTATATGCGTCTGCGTCGCAGGAAGAAATGCTCGGGCGTCTGGCCTATGTCGCGGAACGCCAGTGGTTTGCCGTGCTCACAGGGGACTGCGGGACCGGGAAAACGACTACGATCCGGCGGTTAGCCAAGGAACTGGACGAGGCGCGCTTTAAGCTACTCTACCTGTCCGATTCGAAACTGACCCCGCGCCACTTCTACAAAGGGCTGCTGGAGCAGCTCGGCTGTGAGTCGAAATTTTACCGGGGGGATGCAAAACGGCAGTTACACCGGGAGATTGAACTCATGCGTGGGATTCACCGGCTACAGCCCGTGGTCGTGGTCGATGAAGCCCATCTGCTGGACCGGGAGATGCTGGAGGAACTGCGATTTCTACTAAATCTGAAAATGGATTCACAGAGTCCGATGGCCCTGATTCTGGTGGGGCAAAGCGAACTGTGGGACCGGCTGGGGCTGCAAGCCTATGCGGCGATCCGCCAGCGAATTGATATGCAGTGTTATCTTCCGCATATGGACCGGGCGGAAGTGGGGGCCTATATGAAGAGGCATCTGAGTGCAGCAGGTGCCGAGCATGAACTGTTTACGGAGGCGGCGATGGATGAAATCTACCGTTTTTCCAGCGGAGCCGCCCGGCTGGTGAACAAGCTCTGTACCCACGCGTTGATCTACGGCGCACAGAACAAGCACCGGATTGTGGACGACCATATGGTAAAGCGCGTGATCCAGGGAGAATTGTCATGA
- a CDS encoding GerAB/ArcD/ProY family transporter: MTQSFGETLIFAMLWVSLNKPEQVMKTSIYAVLLSGFCILLLNLFAIAVFGEGIYLRSIFPLYILIRQINIGNFITNLDALGVLYFCITSFFKFSIYLYAVARGFQQLLFLKSYRMIIWPAALCILFIGMTMASSQKEHIEVGMNIYPRFQILLLLALPAILLLVTCARKVLTKRS, encoded by the coding sequence ATAACCCAGTCGTTTGGAGAGACGCTTATTTTTGCCATGCTCTGGGTAAGTCTGAATAAGCCGGAGCAAGTGATGAAGACGAGCATATACGCGGTTCTTTTGTCCGGGTTCTGTATCCTACTGCTTAATCTCTTTGCCATAGCCGTTTTTGGCGAAGGGATTTATTTGCGTTCAATATTTCCGCTGTACATCCTTATTCGGCAAATTAACATCGGAAACTTTATTACGAATCTTGATGCGCTTGGCGTGCTGTATTTTTGTATCACTTCGTTTTTCAAATTCTCCATCTACCTCTATGCAGTTGCCAGAGGCTTTCAACAGCTGTTGTTTCTCAAGAGCTATCGAATGATCATTTGGCCTGCGGCATTGTGCATTTTATTTATAGGGATGACAATGGCCTCAAGCCAGAAAGAGCATATTGAAGTTGGCATGAACATATATCCAAGGTTTCAAATATTGCTGCTGTTAGCGCTGCCTGCAATCCTGTTACTCGTGACTTGCGCCCGCAAGGTGCTGACCAAAAGGAGCTGA
- a CDS encoding iron chaperone — translation MEVFAEYLAHIDNPQHRARTEEVLAWVTKKFPNLMPKIAWNQPMFTDHGTFIIGFSVAKHHLAVAPERAGINHFSDEIVQAGYGHTKELVRIQWDSPVDFSLLKKMIEFNIWDKADCSTFWRK, via the coding sequence ATGGAAGTTTTTGCAGAATATTTAGCGCATATTGATAACCCGCAACATCGGGCCCGAACGGAAGAAGTTTTGGCTTGGGTAACTAAGAAATTTCCAAATTTAATGCCAAAAATTGCGTGGAATCAGCCTATGTTTACCGATCACGGCACATTTATTATTGGCTTTAGCGTAGCCAAACATCATTTGGCTGTTGCCCCTGAAAGGGCAGGGATTAATCATTTTTCTGATGAAATTGTGCAGGCTGGCTATGGTCACACCAAGGAGTTGGTACGTATCCAATGGGATAGTCCGGTTGATTTCTCATTACTTAAGAAAATGATCGAGTTTAATATTTGGGATAAGGCAGACTGTTCAACTTTTTGGCGGAAATAA